The Flavobacterium psychrophilum genome includes a region encoding these proteins:
- a CDS encoding HPP family protein: MPIKKIHRSYRKARYVMYKETLVDYKEHFWAFIGSFIGMGTIAWLQYKAFPEQDFVFLIGSFGASCVLVYGVIQSPLAQPRNLIGGHVISAIIGVTMQKLLPDMIWLSAPLAVSLSIVMMQVTKTLHPPGGATALIAVTGSPQIKALGYEYVLNPVLSGVTILLIAALIFNNITKNRQYPSTPAVHKFRRFKHHFKKSIKG, translated from the coding sequence ATGCCGATAAAAAAGATACACCGCAGCTACCGCAAAGCCCGCTATGTAATGTACAAAGAAACACTTGTAGATTACAAAGAACACTTTTGGGCATTTATAGGATCGTTCATTGGTATGGGTACTATAGCATGGCTGCAATACAAAGCATTTCCCGAACAGGACTTTGTGTTTCTTATAGGTTCGTTTGGAGCCTCATGTGTATTGGTGTATGGCGTGATACAAAGTCCACTGGCACAACCAAGGAATCTTATTGGCGGACATGTGATATCGGCCATTATTGGAGTAACCATGCAAAAGCTGCTGCCCGATATGATATGGCTTTCGGCACCGCTGGCTGTTTCGTTATCTATAGTCATGATGCAGGTTACCAAAACGCTGCATCCGCCCGGAGGTGCAACCGCACTTATTGCCGTTACCGGGAGTCCGCAAATTAAAGCTTTAGGTTATGAGTATGTATTGAATCCTGTACTCAGCGGCGTAACTATATTGCTTATTGCAGCACTGATATTTAACAACATAACCAAAAACAGGCAGTATCCTTCGACACCTGCCGTGCATAAATTCAGGCGTTTTAAGCATCATTTTAAAAAGTCAATAAAAGGATAA
- a CDS encoding transposase, which produces MHIPPNYLPVMPHLILDKAPEFLEYSKKVFGAQEQMIVPGDEQGSIKHGEIKIHNGVIMFAQSTADWKQKPSGMFIFVENVDRVYNAGIEQGGTSLQKPAKQDYGYSAGFEDPFGNHWWITEAEYL; this is translated from the coding sequence ATGCATATACCTCCTAACTACCTTCCCGTTATGCCTCACCTGATACTGGATAAGGCACCTGAGTTTTTAGAATATTCTAAAAAAGTGTTTGGTGCACAGGAACAAATGATTGTTCCCGGCGATGAGCAAGGTTCTATAAAACATGGCGAAATAAAAATACACAACGGCGTTATTATGTTTGCTCAAAGCACGGCAGACTGGAAACAAAAACCATCCGGGATGTTTATTTTTGTTGAAAATGTAGACCGTGTTTACAATGCAGGAATTGAACAGGGCGGCACATCGTTACAAAAACCTGCCAAACAGGACTACGGTTATTCCGCAGGGTTTGAAGATCCTTTTGGTAACCACTGGTGGATAACCGAGGCCGAATATTTATAA
- a CDS encoding chloride channel protein: MFHPALKDKYAFAKYSKLIVVSLVIGFLAALLAVSLKHITEKYESMLFHQTQQHQLYLIIFPFFGLSLIYILRQYLFKKKENKGIKEVFESTATGKNLPSYKIPSHFINGLLTVSFGGSTGIEVSTVVSTAAIGSLAQEKEKIFRKYKTELICAGITAGITALFCSPLAGLLFAYEVVAKKANKVFLVTNILAAAMAFGFIFVIKEEPLFSLNITQWNLFALPYFILLGAICGLNSIYLTKCVMFFKAQFTKISGHYYKILIAAAIISTMLFIFPQLYGDGYHAMKESLLTANTLKLTLPHVLVFTGLLLFKPVITSITLSAGGDGGVFAPSLFIGAFVGLFLAAFLNTYFDAGIIPINFMVIGMAAMLSASIHAPFTALFLVCALVNDYTLFLPILLGTLVAKYSAKAIYPYTVYSLAPAKK, from the coding sequence ATGTTTCATCCTGCCTTAAAAGATAAATATGCCTTTGCCAAATATTCAAAACTAATTGTTGTTTCGCTGGTTATAGGCTTTTTGGCGGCACTTCTTGCCGTTTCATTAAAACACATTACCGAAAAATACGAAAGCATGCTGTTTCACCAGACCCAGCAACATCAGCTTTACCTGATCATATTTCCGTTTTTCGGATTATCGCTAATTTATATACTAAGGCAGTATCTCTTTAAAAAGAAGGAAAACAAAGGCATAAAAGAAGTTTTTGAAAGCACTGCTACAGGCAAAAACCTGCCATCGTATAAAATTCCGTCGCACTTCATAAACGGGCTGCTTACTGTCAGTTTTGGCGGAAGCACGGGTATCGAAGTTTCTACGGTAGTATCTACAGCCGCTATAGGTTCGCTGGCACAGGAAAAAGAAAAGATATTCAGAAAATATAAAACAGAGCTTATCTGTGCGGGTATTACAGCGGGTATCACAGCCTTGTTTTGCAGCCCGCTTGCCGGATTATTATTTGCTTATGAGGTTGTTGCCAAAAAAGCCAATAAAGTATTTTTGGTAACCAATATACTGGCAGCTGCCATGGCTTTTGGTTTTATCTTCGTTATTAAAGAAGAACCATTATTTTCACTAAACATTACCCAATGGAATCTTTTTGCCCTGCCCTACTTTATACTTCTGGGGGCTATATGCGGGTTAAATTCCATTTACCTTACCAAATGCGTAATGTTCTTTAAAGCGCAGTTTACCAAAATTTCCGGGCATTATTATAAAATACTAATTGCCGCAGCCATAATAAGCACTATGCTGTTTATATTTCCGCAATTGTACGGCGACGGGTACCACGCTATGAAAGAAAGCCTGCTTACGGCTAATACCCTCAAACTAACACTTCCGCACGTATTGGTATTTACAGGGCTGTTATTATTTAAGCCTGTTATTACCTCTATAACTTTATCTGCCGGGGGCGATGGTGGTGTATTTGCTCCAAGCCTGTTTATAGGTGCTTTTGTAGGCCTGTTTCTTGCCGCTTTTCTTAACACCTATTTTGATGCAGGAATTATCCCGATAAACTTTATGGTAATAGGCATGGCTGCTATGCTTAGTGCCAGTATACATGCACCATTTACGGCATTGTTTCTGGTATGTGCTCTGGTAAATGACTATACATTGTTCCTGCCTATACTACTGGGAACATTAGTAGCAAAATATTCAGCGAAAGCTATATATCCTTATACTGTTTACTCATTAGCACCTGCAAAAAAATAA
- a CDS encoding TonB-dependent receptor has translation MKSIFTLLVLFASLAVQGQSKIEGTLTDAKGKPLVSVNVYLDGTYDGTSTDENGKFSFETSETGAQVLVISLMFFEEVRQSIVVESYTPQSFTMRESVNTLDAVVISAGTFQAGDNSKVTALKPLDIVTTAGSAGDIVAALNTLPGTQTVGESGRLFVRGGESDETQTFVDGLRVAQPYGATANNLPTRGRFSPFLFSGMTFSTGGYSAEYGEALSSVLLLNTIEEPVQEQTDISLMTVGLGLGHTQKWDKSSLSFNLSYINLEPYQWVVPQAVSWNKPYQSLAGETVYRYKFNSGMLKVYAAFDHATFNLDQKDINEPQPVRVDMQNDNFYFNTSYKGMFGTQWTIHTGLVYGYSHNEIGLNQNNVTNGEHSSHLKLKLQKKFSDRVKLTFGGDYFITDFTEDYLEPTGFAYNSGYNNAIAAAYAETDVFLSRQLAFKAGVRASNTSVLGNATVEPRAALAYKVSAKSQFSVAYGDFNQTPKQDYLKYYKNFEPEKTSHYIFNYLYNTDGRMLRAEAYYKDYNNLVKYDGVIAAYDSNYSNSGNGFAKGIDLFWRDNKSIKNMEYWVSYSYIDSKRDYKNYEYSVTPSYIAKHNFSIVTKYWINDLRSQVGVTHTFNSGRPYDNPNETLFMNGKTKAYNSLSVSWAWLMSPQKILYFSVSNITGSNNVFGYTYANNADANGQFARQAITQPASRFFFVGFFWTISDDKKTNQLDNL, from the coding sequence ATGAAATCTATATTTACGCTATTAGTCCTTTTTGCTTCGCTTGCGGTGCAGGGACAATCAAAAATTGAAGGAACACTTACAGATGCCAAAGGTAAGCCTCTCGTATCGGTAAATGTATATCTTGATGGCACGTACGATGGTACTTCTACCGATGAAAACGGAAAATTCAGTTTTGAAACGTCTGAGACAGGCGCTCAGGTTTTAGTGATCTCCCTTATGTTTTTTGAAGAGGTAAGGCAGTCTATTGTTGTTGAAAGTTACACACCACAATCATTTACTATGAGAGAGAGCGTAAATACGCTCGATGCTGTAGTTATATCTGCCGGCACATTTCAGGCAGGCGATAATAGTAAGGTAACAGCACTAAAGCCGTTAGATATTGTTACTACTGCCGGATCTGCAGGTGATATTGTAGCCGCACTTAACACGCTTCCCGGTACGCAAACAGTAGGGGAGAGTGGCAGGCTGTTTGTTCGTGGCGGTGAGTCTGACGAAACACAGACGTTTGTAGATGGCCTGCGTGTGGCGCAGCCCTATGGGGCTACGGCTAACAACCTGCCAACCCGTGGCCGTTTTTCACCCTTCTTGTTTAGTGGTATGACATTTTCTACGGGTGGCTATTCTGCAGAATATGGAGAGGCGCTTTCCAGTGTTTTATTGCTCAATACTATTGAAGAGCCCGTGCAGGAACAAACAGATATTTCTTTAATGACAGTAGGGCTTGGCCTTGGCCATACCCAAAAGTGGGATAAGAGTTCGCTTAGTTTTAACCTGTCCTATATTAACCTTGAACCCTATCAATGGGTGGTGCCACAAGCTGTAAGCTGGAACAAACCCTATCAGTCGCTTGCAGGGGAAACTGTGTATCGCTATAAATTTAATAGCGGGATGCTAAAAGTGTATGCCGCTTTTGACCACGCAACTTTTAACCTGGATCAGAAAGATATAAATGAGCCGCAGCCTGTTAGGGTCGACATGCAAAATGATAATTTTTACTTTAATACGTCCTACAAAGGTATGTTTGGCACGCAATGGACAATTCATACAGGCTTGGTCTATGGTTACAGCCATAACGAAATCGGGTTGAATCAGAATAACGTTACTAACGGCGAGCATAGTTCCCATCTAAAGCTTAAACTTCAGAAAAAGTTTAGCGACAGGGTTAAGCTTACCTTTGGCGGTGATTACTTTATAACCGATTTCACCGAAGACTACTTAGAACCAACCGGATTTGCCTACAATAGCGGCTATAATAATGCCATAGCTGCGGCATACGCCGAGACAGATGTTTTCCTTTCAAGGCAATTAGCTTTTAAGGCAGGTGTGAGGGCTTCTAATACCAGTGTACTGGGTAATGCAACCGTTGAGCCCCGTGCTGCCCTGGCGTATAAAGTGAGTGCTAAAAGTCAATTTTCGGTTGCGTATGGCGACTTTAATCAAACCCCAAAACAGGACTACCTTAAATATTATAAAAACTTCGAGCCGGAGAAAACATCGCACTATATTTTCAATTACTTATATAATACAGATGGCAGGATGCTTAGGGCAGAAGCCTATTATAAAGATTATAACAATCTTGTAAAGTATGATGGTGTAATAGCCGCTTACGATTCTAATTATTCTAATTCAGGGAATGGATTTGCAAAGGGTATCGACTTGTTTTGGAGAGATAATAAATCCATTAAAAATATGGAGTACTGGGTGTCGTATTCGTACATAGACAGCAAAAGGGATTATAAAAATTACGAGTACAGTGTAACGCCAAGCTATATTGCCAAGCATAACTTTTCTATTGTAACCAAATACTGGATCAACGACCTGCGCTCTCAGGTAGGAGTAACACACACTTTTAATAGCGGCAGGCCTTACGACAACCCGAACGAAACGTTATTTATGAATGGTAAAACCAAAGCCTATAATAGCCTTAGTGTAAGTTGGGCATGGTTGATGAGCCCGCAGAAAATATTGTATTTCTCGGTTAGTAACATTACAGGCAGCAATAATGTATTTGGTTATACATATGCCAATAACGCAGATGCCAATGGCCAGTTTGCGAGGCAGGCAATAACACAACCGGCCAGCCGATTTTTCTTTGTGGGCTTCTTTTGGACCATAAGCGACGATAAGAAAACAAATCAGCTTGATAATCTTTAA
- a CDS encoding histidine kinase, which translates to MKIIYREIFRSIALGTIIFIVLLFIAMAGGQSFTWNKDLLMSFSFVMLYSVSLYTANTLLFHAFDKKYGKGIMTVKRLAVGIASTLIVSLLIIFLLRIFEEIAVNEKSLSEFLATEKMSNYYLAMILTVIITLIVHAIFFYKRYQENRVKEQKIIAGTASAQFETLKNQIDPHFLFNSLNVLSSLIEENPDNAQRFTTSLSKIYRYVLEQKDKELVSVEEELSFAKTYMNLLKMRFENSVFYELPQSVPTDECRVVPLSLQLLLENTIKHNVVSPQRPLNIKIFVENGYLVVENNLQKKEVLQDRRGVGLQNIVSRYAILTARNVLVEETEKYFKVKLPILTKQVTVMETSFKEENSSYFKAQKKVEEIKGFYANLSSYIVVITGLAILNIISSPNHLWFLYPALGWGLGVVAHGMKAFDYMPILDKEWEERKVKEIMEKEKSNRWK; encoded by the coding sequence ATGAAAATAATTTATAGAGAAATATTCAGGTCTATTGCCCTTGGCACTATAATATTTATTGTGCTGTTATTTATAGCTATGGCAGGCGGGCAGTCATTTACCTGGAATAAAGATCTGTTAATGAGTTTCTCTTTCGTAATGCTGTATTCTGTTTCATTGTACACTGCCAACACGTTGCTTTTTCATGCATTTGATAAAAAATACGGAAAGGGTATAATGACCGTAAAACGTCTGGCTGTTGGTATTGCAAGTACACTGATAGTATCTTTGTTAATAATATTCCTGCTAAGGATATTTGAAGAAATTGCCGTAAATGAAAAATCGTTGAGCGAATTTTTGGCCACCGAAAAGATGTCCAATTATTATCTTGCCATGATACTCACGGTTATTATTACGCTCATTGTTCATGCTATCTTTTTCTATAAGAGGTACCAGGAAAACAGGGTTAAAGAGCAAAAGATAATTGCAGGAACAGCTTCGGCGCAGTTTGAAACATTAAAGAATCAGATAGACCCACACTTTTTGTTTAACAGTCTTAACGTGCTGAGTTCGCTTATAGAGGAGAATCCCGATAACGCGCAGCGGTTTACGACATCGCTATCAAAAATTTACCGCTACGTTTTGGAACAGAAAGACAAAGAACTGGTAAGTGTGGAAGAGGAACTTTCGTTTGCAAAAACATATATGAACCTGCTTAAGATGAGGTTTGAGAACAGTGTGTTTTACGAATTGCCTCAATCAGTACCAACTGATGAATGCAGGGTAGTGCCACTTTCACTTCAGCTATTGCTGGAAAATACGATTAAGCACAATGTGGTAAGCCCACAGCGTCCGCTCAACATAAAAATATTCGTAGAAAATGGTTATCTGGTGGTTGAGAACAACCTTCAGAAAAAAGAAGTGTTACAGGACAGGCGTGGTGTAGGTCTTCAGAATATAGTAAGCCGCTATGCCATATTAACTGCCAGAAATGTACTGGTAGAAGAAACAGAAAAATATTTTAAGGTTAAATTACCTATATTAACAAAACAGGTTACCGTTATGGAAACATCATTTAAAGAAGAAAACAGCAGCTATTTTAAAGCGCAGAAAAAAGTAGAAGAAATAAAAGGATTCTACGCAAACTTAAGCTCTTATATTGTTGTAATTACAGGGCTGGCTATACTTAATATTATTAGTTCTCCGAATCATTTATGGTTTTTGTATCCTGCACTGGGATGGGGATTAGGTGTAGTTGCACACGGTATGAAAGCATTTGACTACATGCCTATTCTTGATAAAGAATGGGAAGAACGCAAGGTGAAAGAAATAATGGAGAAAGAAAAGTCTAACCGCTGGAAATAA
- a CDS encoding nucleoid-associated protein NdpA encodes MINLFNTHIESLSVHRVGNKSRSEAIFLSEKPYSPSDEIVPLLKEYFFKPFRDKEENYFQFAHDVHLDYHDMYNFATEIFTNPETVHEVSKKITKHLFEQSNHPHIKNGEVYVAYLTHLSIDNNPVDAIGIFKSEIKTDFLQFEEKEANIEVMLQQGINLNKLDKGCIIFNYKKEDGYKILTIDSNRYDARYWLEHFLSVDAFQDENFMTKKYMKFVQDFAKDVVLPAEDKKQEVMFMNRAINHFAKNDEFEETKFLNEVIDNPDLIPEFKNYKVEKAPKYSIEDVTSFPIANAAVTDARKKIKNVINLDTNIQIKMDFINPESAEKFVEKGWDEEKQMYYYLVYFNKEEKS; translated from the coding sequence ATGATCAACTTATTTAATACGCACATAGAGAGCCTTTCTGTTCACAGGGTAGGCAACAAGAGCCGAAGCGAGGCTATTTTTTTATCTGAAAAGCCTTATAGCCCATCAGATGAGATTGTACCCCTATTAAAGGAATATTTCTTTAAACCTTTCAGGGATAAAGAAGAAAACTATTTTCAGTTTGCCCACGATGTGCATTTAGATTACCACGACATGTATAACTTTGCTACCGAGATCTTTACAAATCCGGAGACAGTACATGAGGTTTCTAAAAAAATTACAAAGCACCTTTTCGAGCAGTCTAACCACCCGCACATTAAAAACGGTGAGGTGTATGTAGCTTATCTTACCCACCTTAGTATCGACAACAACCCTGTAGATGCTATTGGTATCTTTAAGAGTGAGATTAAAACCGATTTCCTTCAGTTTGAAGAAAAAGAAGCGAATATTGAAGTAATGCTTCAACAGGGTATTAACCTGAACAAGCTTGATAAAGGCTGTATTATCTTTAATTACAAAAAAGAAGACGGCTATAAGATACTTACTATAGACAGCAACCGTTATGATGCGCGTTACTGGCTGGAGCATTTTCTTTCTGTAGATGCTTTTCAGGATGAAAATTTCATGACTAAAAAATACATGAAGTTTGTTCAGGATTTTGCTAAAGACGTGGTGTTGCCTGCCGAAGATAAGAAACAAGAGGTAATGTTCATGAACAGGGCTATTAACCACTTTGCTAAGAATGACGAGTTTGAAGAAACTAAATTCTTAAATGAAGTTATCGATAATCCTGACCTTATTCCCGAATTCAAAAACTATAAAGTAGAAAAGGCACCAAAATACAGTATTGAAGATGTTACGTCTTTCCCTATCGCCAATGCGGCGGTTACCGATGCAAGGAAAAAGATAAAGAACGTGATTAACCTTGATACCAACATACAAATTAAAATGGACTTCATTAACCCGGAAAGTGCCGAGAAATTTGTAGAAAAAGGATGGGACGAGGAAAAACAGATGTACTACTACCTTGTATACTTTAACAAGGAAGAGAAAAGCTAG
- a CDS encoding histidine kinase — protein sequence MEITIMENFDKIAYDKAKRKVKEIKSFYANLTCYLMVMPILIFVNLRYMPEFQWFWFSMVGWGVGVIGHAMNAFSYYPFLGRDWEDRKLKELMDKMDRKDEQRTKYE from the coding sequence CTGGAAATAACGATTATGGAAAATTTTGATAAGATTGCTTACGACAAAGCGAAACGGAAAGTAAAGGAGATAAAAAGCTTTTATGCTAACCTTACCTGCTATCTGATGGTAATGCCGATACTTATTTTTGTGAACTTAAGATATATGCCCGAATTTCAATGGTTTTGGTTTTCTATGGTGGGATGGGGTGTAGGTGTTATTGGCCATGCTATGAATGCATTTAGTTACTATCCTTTTTTAGGAAGGGACTGGGAAGACAGAAAGCTGAAAGAGCTTATGGATAAGATGGATAGAAAAGATGAACAAAGAACAAAATACGAATAG